Below is a genomic region from Eupeodes corollae chromosome 1, idEupCoro1.1, whole genome shotgun sequence.
aaaaaatcaaaattccattagttatcagctgatggagcgGTGCGTCtgaaaaatttggtgcgtgaccatacccacgaatttaactctcctagaaatctgaaatcaaaaactaaaaaagattattaatctacaataatgtcgcaatgtctggaactacggaaaagttacaaacatttttttttacaaaatggcgactgtctaaagaaaaataaaaaaaatttacaatttttttgaacattcttcgatttgttaaaaatagtaaaaattgaaatttggggatggccgtagttccggacgtagacaagtccctaaagaagactctcttaaaatttcaagtaaatcggttcggcagaacctgagaaatcgtgggtatcagattcaaaaagacagttctgagaaaaacgcgtttaaagtaccccattatgtcttttgttctattagttgcagcccaaccgatttggatggctgctcagcaaaatacttatttctccgaaaataatttgaatttgggaaaatcctctcgtagacatattcttgaatagttaaactatgaaaatatgaaaagaaaaaaaattgatttttttttaatttctagaccagaatacccccttaagtcgAATGTTCGATTCGCTTCTCGTAATAAAggctataataaaataaattcgtaGAAACGAGGCaaaactgtttttctttttcttcatagaaatttttaagaactatgTATTCATTTTGTATGCTCTAGCtaccttttcaaaattttattttttttcagaaactatttttaatcagaaaattataattacacaaaaattccaaaaacttcaattactttaatattcatattttattttatgtatgtaagtaAGCCTTTGCAAGTTTTGTTTTAACAGCATTCTGCTTATTGATGAAATGTTGCAACAATTCTATGGATCTAACTAAAAAAGCtctttttatctttgaaaagaGTTGAATATTTCGAATTGAAGTATAACAGGAGTTAAATTCACCTAGCCTCAGAGTTACTGACGTACTTCTATGCACGGATGCATTGTCTAATTATCCATACTACGCAAATGTGGATTACTTTATTACACTCTGCCTTTCCCCTgctattcaggaattcaaaactgaAAAGacaccctctctccctttctgtattttaaaaataaataaatcgtaggcgcaacagtccgttgagaactaggtgctagtgacttacaactctcaaccattcctgtgtgctctAGTAATGTTGcaagagatggaagggacctacagttaaaATCCGAattggctaatttgagaaagcactttttatgacaagaattatttttgaaggaaTTGTAAATTCCTCAGAAGAGGCAGTTACCGTAAACAAAACTtatatggcacaggcagggatcgaacccaagacctctggcatggcaCTCCAACGCActtacagtccctggccatattattagacgcactttagattttattcaaaatcttaatttccaggTATTTTAATCTGGTTTTcgtatgcagaatataaactacttcatagaaaatatgcaacagatttaaagaattctttttttaatttatattttcagtttttgttttttttttgttatttttgaagttttttcaatattttttgttgaacctccttttgctttaataagagcctTAATTCTGCGCGGCATACTGTCAATGCATGTTTGACTGTTTCCTGCATTTCTGGGTGGTAATTCCACAcgtgaattactctttcaataagtgaccgcatctttagctacttccctcttcatcagctcccacacgttttcaattgggttcatatcagggctgtttcccggccagtccaacagagggatgttatcttccctcaaataagtttttattaaccGGGCCGTGTAACATGGAGCTCCATCttgaataaaaatgtaaccatacATCCAGTCTtgaataatatggccagggactgtataaGAGTAAACAAATCCTCTTGAGTGTTGCTTAATGGTATTGCTAGGCTAGGCGTGTGGGAATTAGTAtcgtgaacttttttttaatttgtagtttttgagataaatgtttactttttttaaagttttgcgtTTGGTTTTCCTTCATAACAAAATGATTGTGAATGAAAATTCggtctttgtttataaaaaagtaaaaatatgtaaacaaatgtaatataattttttgtcagCATTTACACACACATTTATAGTTCGTCATCAGGCTACGaaagaatataataaattaaaatttacaatgcAGAAGCAAACGCAAATAATAATGTAATAATAAGATGTTCTTCTGTTTCCATTGTACCTGTTAACCCTTTTTTCCCGAAGGTATCAATTACATTTTGTACAAATGGATTTGGTTTTCTTCGTTAAACCTCAAGGAACATGTCAGGAAAGTATCAACTTTGTGGCTCCACAGCAAAACGACTACGAAACTAAAGGGTTAATTGAAAGATTGTTGTTTAacgtttgaagttttttaaaatggctGCATTCAATCTCTTGTTGGAGTGGTTATCCTGAATATCTGgatttttaaacatattcttGCACTAGTTAGATACCTAAACTAAAATACCTTGCAAAAAATTACAACACAAATTCTCAGCTGGCAAACATTTAGATTTCGAAGTCCAagattataattaaaaacaaatttgaatgagtaattttaaaaattcaatggaATTTTACCGAAAACTATTCGCATTCGAAATAACTGGGGTTCCTCCTTGAACCATATGTTGAAACAGTTTTTCTGTCAGATACCCACATATACCACAAATTCTTATATaactttggatttttttatgACATCCCAGCTGTTTTAGATCAgttgttattttacacgtaaaacactaagaAAAGGGTATTTGGGTACCCTATTCGTCTGAGATTGAACGTAGCCAGTTATAACGTTGTATGGTGAAAATTCTTCTCTATAGCAATGAGTTCTGCAActcacttttacttttacttgaaacaaaatcgaaaaatattcaacaaaatccATCTCGATTCAATTGAATTATCGTCTAAAGCTTGTATAGATTTGACTTCAAAGATTTGATgacattgttttaataaaaattaaattaactattttattcatttctcgaaatgtaaaatatttcatggcatctgtttttgtttaacttgagttttttaaaaatcttaacattTGTTTGGTAAACTCAGCAAaacatgtttaaataaaaacaccttATCACAGGCAAGAAGATTCTTGATACGAATTATCCCAGAAAGTGTCACTTTTtcgttactaaaaaaaaaaaaaacaatttttcttgtaataataatttattatatttaatttatctatGACTAAGGCTGTGTTGCTTTTGTTGCTAGTTAAAGTATCTCTAAAATTGACtaattaaaacatacaaaacttaATCTTAGAACTCCAAATATAACaagtaatcaatttttacaatgaattaaaatatatcCACCCTACCCCCTTCTTGGACTAGAGTTGTGATGgccttatatttaaaaagtatatttattgtatttcttGCATGATGGTTTATTCCATAAATATTaagcttattttcttttttctatttgacttttctattctcttttcttttttgtgaataaattgttgaacaATATTTGTATAGCAAATAATTATTACACTTTGATCAAGATTTCATTTAAGATTAATAAATCCATATGAAGGAATATCCAGCCAGctgttgttttataaaaatcgtcGACATTTCATAAAGAACTCTAAAATCTTTTACCAcacaaaagtaatttatttttcttcttatataatttttatttatttttattaaaattaaaaaaaaaaaaacataaataattaaatgccATTGCGCTGTGTCGGACTCTACGACGTTTTGGACTCTGCGCACCAAAATACACACTCTTCAAGTCTGGGTACCAAGCAATGAGATTCAGCCATGGTCACGTCTCTAAATCTGTCATCGCCAAAAACTGAAGAACTCAACGTAGCGGAGAGTCTTGGACaagaataaaatccaaaaaataaaaaaaacaattaaaatttttaacgtTTTCTCAACAGATGATTTTCCAtagctttcttttttgtttctttctatGTTTTCAGTGGAGGCCAGAAGAATTCTTCAAAAGTCAACAATGATTTGAATGAAGATGACACAGATTCCTTAGATATTAAACCACCGCAGGCAACAATTCACCGCGACTTATCCGGAAAGCGGCGATCAGGCAAAGAGAAAAAACATTCCAAAGAACGCAAGCACAAAAGTGACCACAGAGACAGGGAGGATCGAAGGGAGCGAGGGGAGAAGAGCGATGGCTCGGCGAGTATGTCGGGAAGCATAGGCAAGTATCGAGGTGAACGGGACATGATGGTGGACGATCGCCGGTACATGAAGTACTACGACCGTGGTAGACCTATGTCCCATGGACAGCAACGCCGAGATCACCATTACGACAGAGGAACGCTCGGAGATGAGTACGAGTACCAAAATCGACACAAGCACCGCGATATGTACCATCACCATCAACAGTACCAACAGCCACCTCATCAGCGTTACGATTATCACTCACAGAGGAATTACATGGAACCGCCACCGTACGATACACGCCCCGAAGCAGAGATGCTCGAGCAAGATTTGCGAACAAGACTTCTGACCAAACGCCACAAGTATGTTAAAGAGTCCTCGGGGCCCCACAATCACCACGACAAGAGAAGCAGCCATGATTATCACCGGGAACGGAATGATGGTACCACCGAAAAGAAGAAGGAACCTATAATCGAGGTAATGGACAGCCCCGAGCAACAGGAAGCCCTTAAGAAAAGGCAACACAAAAAGAAGGAGAAATCGCACACAATAGAAGATCCAGAGCTAGTGGCGAGGAAATCCAAGCTTTTGGAAGCCGAACGCGAGATGGCAAAGAGAAAAGAATCGGCGCGAGAAGAACTAGAAGCCAGACGAGAGCTGCGCCGAGAACGCGGCGAAGACCAAATCATAGAAAAGGCACACAAAAGTGGTCACAAACGGTACCAATCCACAGAGGAAAAGGCTCTGAAGAGAAAGAAGCGAAAAGTTGAGAGCGACAATATTTCAGATGATGTTCTTTCGGATAATTCTGATGTTGTTAGCCATAACGGTGGTAAGGATGGTGATCAGGAAGACGACGAAGATAACAGCGATGCATCGTCGACGAAGtcggaaaagaagaaaaagaagcacCGTAGGACAAAGGACGTTTCCGCCGAAAACTTTGACGTTTACAGCCACCATGAagaggatgatgatgacgacgacgatgatgatgacgacgatgacgaagatGACGAGAGCGATTCCGATTCCTCTGCCGATTCTGATGCACGGAGTCACAAAAGCTACAATGGTGCTGCCGAAAagacaaacaagaaaaaaaagcaaattctTTCAGATGAAGAAGGTATTCTGCCAGACGAAAGTCCGCTGTCAATAGGAAACCTGTCGAAATCACCGCACAAACACAAACCTAATAACTCCAGATCGAGATCGCGTTCCGACGCATCCAGCCGATCGAAGAGTGACAGTGAATTGGACGAAGATGACGAACGACGTTCAAGATCACGATCGCGTACCCGGTCGAGATCCCCACGGTCGCACACACGTTCGAGGTCAAGATCGATCTCAGGCAGCTCCAGATCCCGATCTAGGTCCCGCTCGTTATCACGATCTAAATCACGTTCCAGATCAAGGTCGAAGTCGCGTTCGGAGGAGAGAAACATGAAGAAGAGTGCCGAGGAAGAAGCCCGCAAGGGTGATCCCGATGTAATTCTCGACGAAAAAGACGTCCCGCGCAATGACAAAGGCGAGAAACTGCCAAACTACTTCCCCGGCATTCAGGGTTGTCGCTCCGTGGAAGAGTTCCAGTGCTTGAATCGCATCGAGGAAGGTACCTACGGGGTGGTCTATAGAGCGAAGGACAAGCGAACCAACGAAATTGTGGCCCTTAAACGGCTGAAAATGGAGAAGGAGAAAGAAGGCTTCCCCATCACTTCCCTGCGAGAGATCAACACGCTGCTCAAAGGGCAGCATCCCAATATTGTGACGGTAAGAGAAATTGTCGTTGGCAGTAACATGGATAGAATCTTTATTGTCATGGACTACGTGGAGCACGACCTAAAGTCTCTAATGGAGACCATGAAGCACAAAGAACAATCCTTCTTTCCCGGCGAAATCAAGTGTCTAATCCAACAGCTGCTGTGCGCGGTTGGCCATTTGCACGACAATTGGATTCTCCATCGGGACCTGAAAACATCGAATTTATTGCTCTCTCACAAAGGCATCCTGAAAGTGGGTGATTTTGGGCTGGCTCGGGAGTACGGAAGCCCGCTCAAGAAGTACACCTCCCTGGTGGTCACACTTTGGTACAGAGCCCCAGAGTTGCTCTTATGTTCGCCTGAGTACTCGACGCCAATTGATATATGGTCAGTGGGATGTATTTTTGGAGAATTCCTACAAATGCTACCACTGTTTC
It encodes:
- the LOC129954086 gene encoding serine/threonine-protein kinase PITSLRE isoform X1, with amino-acid sequence MTHYDNSGSEDGQLRSPGDTHFLSGGQKNSSKVNNDLNEDDTDSLDIKPPQATIHRDLSGKRRSGKEKKHSKERKHKSDHRDREDRRERGEKSDGSASMSGSIGKYRGERDMMVDDRRYMKYYDRGRPMSHGQQRRDHHYDRGTLGDEYEYQNRHKHRDMYHHHQQYQQPPHQRYDYHSQRNYMEPPPYDTRPEAEMLEQDLRTRLLTKRHKYVKESSGPHNHHDKRSSHDYHRERNDGTTEKKKEPIIEVMDSPEQQEALKKRQHKKKEKSHTIEDPELVARKSKLLEAEREMAKRKESAREELEARRELRRERGEDQIIEKAHKSGHKRYQSTEEKALKRKKRKVESDNISDDVLSDNSDVVSHNGGKDGDQEDDEDNSDASSTKSEKKKKKHRRTKDVSAENFDVYSHHEEDDDDDDDDDDDDDEDDESDSDSSADSDARSHKSYNGAAEKTNKKKKQILSDEEGILPDESPLSIGNLSKSPHKHKPNNSRSRSRSDASSRSKSDSELDEDDERRSRSRSRTRSRSPRSHTRSRSRSISGSSRSRSRSRSLSRSKSRSRSRSKSRSEERNMKKSAEEEARKGDPDVILDEKDVPRNDKGEKLPNYFPGIQGCRSVEEFQCLNRIEEGTYGVVYRAKDKRTNEIVALKRLKMEKEKEGFPITSLREINTLLKGQHPNIVTVREIVVGSNMDRIFIVMDYVEHDLKSLMETMKHKEQSFFPGEIKCLIQQLLCAVGHLHDNWILHRDLKTSNLLLSHKGILKVGDFGLAREYGSPLKKYTSLVVTLWYRAPELLLCSPEYSTPIDIWSVGCIFGEFLQMLPLFPGKSEIDQLNRIFKELGTPNEKIWPGYKDLPAVKNLLSQNSQFTEYPVSNLRKRFIKRTTETGISLLQGLLTYDPKQRLNAEQALNHPYFKELPLPIDPSMFPTWPAKSELGARKALASSPKPPSGGSQFKQLGHDDIITTKSSGVASGIISGSKKSASSSNTGFVLNAGIDQRQLAMGPGFSLKF
- the LOC129954086 gene encoding serine/threonine-protein kinase PITSLRE isoform X2; its protein translation is MSGSIGKYRGERDMMVDDRRYMKYYDRGRPMSHGQQRRDHHYDRGTLGDEYEYQNRHKHRDMYHHHQQYQQPPHQRYDYHSQRNYMEPPPYDTRPEAEMLEQDLRTRLLTKRHKYVKESSGPHNHHDKRSSHDYHRERNDGTTEKKKEPIIEVMDSPEQQEALKKRQHKKKEKSHTIEDPELVARKSKLLEAEREMAKRKESAREELEARRELRRERGEDQIIEKAHKSGHKRYQSTEEKALKRKKRKVESDNISDDVLSDNSDVVSHNGGKDGDQEDDEDNSDASSTKSEKKKKKHRRTKDVSAENFDVYSHHEEDDDDDDDDDDDDDEDDESDSDSSADSDARSHKSYNGAAEKTNKKKKQILSDEEGILPDESPLSIGNLSKSPHKHKPNNSRSRSRSDASSRSKSDSELDEDDERRSRSRSRTRSRSPRSHTRSRSRSISGSSRSRSRSRSLSRSKSRSRSRSKSRSEERNMKKSAEEEARKGDPDVILDEKDVPRNDKGEKLPNYFPGIQGCRSVEEFQCLNRIEEGTYGVVYRAKDKRTNEIVALKRLKMEKEKEGFPITSLREINTLLKGQHPNIVTVREIVVGSNMDRIFIVMDYVEHDLKSLMETMKHKEQSFFPGEIKCLIQQLLCAVGHLHDNWILHRDLKTSNLLLSHKGILKVGDFGLAREYGSPLKKYTSLVVTLWYRAPELLLCSPEYSTPIDIWSVGCIFGEFLQMLPLFPGKSEIDQLNRIFKELGTPNEKIWPGYKDLPAVKNLLSQNSQFTEYPVSNLRKRFIKRTTETGISLLQGLLTYDPKQRLNAEQALNHPYFKELPLPIDPSMFPTWPAKSELGARKALASSPKPPSGGSQFKQLGHDDIITTKSSGVASGIISGSKKSASSSNTGFVLNAGIDQRQLAMGPGFSLKF